In a single window of the Nicotiana tomentosiformis chromosome 8, ASM39032v3, whole genome shotgun sequence genome:
- the LOC138897367 gene encoding uncharacterized protein, which translates to MSGRQSAEASPNIVTEPEQLSEPFSESTLVGESIMAVRVYKGCVVMVHGRDTVADLIGLGMVDFDVIMGMDWLYSCFANFDCRTRTVRFEFPNELVVAEVTDTDAEAPTLESVPVMNEFLEVFPVKLPGIPPDREIDFGINVMPCMQPISIPPDKMAPTELKELKE; encoded by the exons atgagtggtcgccagagtgcagaggcttctccaaatattgtcacag aaccggaacagctttctgagccattctctgaatctactctggttggcgagtctattatggccgtaAGGGTGTATAAGGGTTGTGTTGTCATGGTGCATGGTCGAGACACCGTGGCCGACCTCATTggattggggatggttgattttgatgtaattatgggaatggattggctttattcatgttttgccaatttcgattgccgaactagaactgtgaggtttgaatttcctaatgagcTAGTTGTTGCcgaag tcacggacaccgatgctgaggcacctacacttgagtccgtgccagTTATGAATGAATTTTTGGAGGTCTTTCCTGTTAAGCtacctgggatcccaccagatagggagattgattttgggatcaaTGTGATGCCATGcatgcagcctatatccattccacctgaCAAAATGGCgccgacagaattgaaggaactaaaggagtaG